The window TATTCGCTAGCTATTTGATTTGAAACTGCTTTCTCAGGCACATATTACCTAAGAAATCCAAGATTTGTATGTTACTTGGTTACAAATTTTTCACCTCTGACTGAATGGAAAGCAGGAGAGGATATCCATGGTACAGTATATAGTAAATTAGGCTCCAATATATCAATCAATACGTCCAAATCCCGCTGGAGAAGTGCCGCTTATACCTTCTTCACATTCAGATCAACTCCATGTTCAGGCTCTATAACCAGGTTTAAAGTCGGGGAATGAATATAAGTAGGGGAGAgggtaaaactgaaatttgacaaAATGAGAGACAACAAAATCTTGAGTTCCGCCGATGCCAAGTGCTGTCCAAGGCACACCCTTGGGCCAACTCCAAATGGCATATATAAGTGCGGAAGCTTGCAAGCCCCATTTGCAAACCTGTCTGGATTGAACTGGTAGGAATCTGCTCCCCAGACTTCAGGATCTGTGTGTAAAGTCAAGACGAGTGCCCAAATATTCACGCCTTTTGGCACGTGAACGCCCCCAAATTTCATTTCCTCGAAAACCTCTATAGACATGATCGCAACTGGAGGATAGAGGCGTAAGGACTCATTAATCGCCACACTTAGCTGCGACAATTAGTACCGCTCAGCAAAATAACCAGTATACTTCATTTAATTTCAAGCAACTAAAAACCAAGAAAGCAGGACTAATAATATGAGTATTTTCTTGTGTACCAGCTTCATTTTCCTAATCGTGTCGTTGTCAGGAGCTTGGCCATCACAAACGCCAAGGACCTCACCACGAACGCGTTCTTGCCATTCTGGATTAGCTGCTAACAGCATCAAACAACATGTGGCTGCCAGGGCAGTGGTTTCAAAGCCAGCCAAGTATATGTTTTTGCAGTTGTCGACTATGAAGCTGTCGGTTGCATCTGGGCACTGTTCACTGCTCCTTCCAGAGAACCGTTTGCAGCAGGTCCTTCTCGTAACCACTTCATTCCTTTCCTTCACAACTTTCAAAATCAATGTTCTCAAATCCTTCTCCGGTGCCCATGCTTCCCTGTTGCTCTTTGTGGGAAGGCACCTGTTAATTTAGCTACCTTAAATTCActctcctttttattttttgttctaCACTGACAGAGAGCGCTTCAAAAGATTGACAGCTAAACAGAAGCAGCAACTAATGAAACCATTTATATCGAGGAATTCTTTGCCATTTGCGTATGCActaaaaatcaaaagcaaaaaccAACATAATTGGAGCTAAATTAGGAGGATCACGTTTGGCAAATTAAACTAAATATGTAAACAGGGTGGTAAATTATAACTTTCATCTGAACGTGGGCTGTGTGCATGAATAGATTATCTGCTCAAGCACGCATTTTATCTGAATAACCTCAAAGACGACGCCTTTGGGCCGGCTTCTCGTGATTCAGTTGGAAACCCAAATAGAATTCAGAACGTTTGTTTGTCGAACATTCATGAATAAATTAATTCTTTGTTTGGAGAGGGCATAGAAGAAAGTATACTTCATGAATGGAATGCCAAAGCTGAAACCCTTCTTGGAAGCACATTCCAGAAGAGCTCTGAGTTTGACGAAGATCTCTCCTCCTTTTGAATAATCGCTCCCGAAGCATGCTTTCGATATTACATCGCCTGAGAAGCTCCTCATATGCTGGTCAATCTTTATATCAGCTGCACCACCTTTGGCCTCAATCATGTTGTTCCACACGTCTATTAAAGTCATGGCAGACTCTCGAATCAGCTTTATCATTCCCTACAAGGGTTTAAACTTACAAGGTCAGATAAAAATGCAAGAAGTAGACAGTCGAATAGAACAAGTACTTTTAATCGCCACCATGTTTGGTTGGGTCACATGTAATATTGGAATGACTCCAATAGAAAACACAAAGACATGACCTGCAGTATGCGGATTAATACAACGTAACGTCTATATGCTGCTATCAAACCAAACGTCACAGCCAACTCTAACAACTGAACttataaaaatgagaaattggAGAATGACAGTGTTCAACCATACGTCCTCTGTTGGCCGGAAAAACAATGGGAATGCTCAATTATATATAGTAGATATTAGTCAATAGGTTGTCTCAAACTCTACTAACTCCATGTTAAACTagtagttttatttatttttctagaGAAGGGTTAAGAACTTAATGATCCTTTTTTATTACACTTAGAATTGCATAGGTTTTCTTGAGGGTGGTCAAGGTACTTTCATCACTTTAATCTTTGATGATTCTCTCCTCTCATGTTTTACGATTAATTCCTTACTTAAAGTCTGTAAACTCGGCCTACTGATAGACCACCATTCCACAGGTAATGTACACGGGTTCATATCAGGACAAAATTAATTAATCAGCTCAAAAACGCTTTAACGTCAAACTACTGACACAAATTAACCGCAGATACTACCAAAGAGTCGATCGAAACATGTAAAAACGCCTCCGGCCCACGTTTAGCATCAAAGCAAACTGTCCAAGGCATTACCACCACCTTCCCTACCCTATTCAGCTACGATGGATTGAAGTTTCCTGATGATTCCCACCTCCACCGGATACGCTAGAACTGGGATATTCTAATAGTAGGACtgctagtatatatatatatatatatatatatatatatgaaaactACTTGTATACTGATGAGTTGTTGAAAAGCTGAATGCCGTGATGAAATCAAGGAAAGGAAATATTGGGACTTAATGCATTAGTAGTATTTGCTTAAATTTACCATATTTGTTGAGCATCAGCACAGTTGTGGTGGGTTGGGGCACCAGTAGGAGTGGGAGGAGGCTTGGCGGTTCGAGCCTTCTTGATCTCCAGTACGGTTCCAAGCAAAAGAGTGGGCGGTGGTCCGCCTATCCCTTGTTTCCGCAGGGCCGACCTAACCCTCTCTGTATTGTCCACTAGTTCTCTATATAGACGGAAAGCCAAGCCCAGGATGCCAACCAAAATAATGGACACCACCGCTTTCACTAAAATTTGAACTTCCATATCTAATTTCACTTGACACTACGTGTTTGGATTAGgaagatttgaaatgaaaaaatttacttcacaaatttcaatcacctttttatctcacatatatcacatcacaaaaaaatactacagtaattatctcaaataaatcattcaaataaactcctatccaaacaaacttgcAAATGGAGACTTGTAAGTACGTATAATGTTTTTCCTGTCTAGACTTGTATTATATGCTACTCCaatgtttttccttctttttattttttttccttttgtacttttttcttggcctctcatgcccctctttgtctttttatttttttaagccccgaaaagaagaagaagaagaagaaaagaatgggACTTTGCCCATAAAATCCGATAATCCTGAATGCAGTCGTCAGTCGTTGATACCTTAACAAGTAGTAGCAGTATTAATTGATTGGGCGTCCTGGCAAGGAAAGTAATTAACGACAGCAAGATTGTAGCCTATACGGACCACCGGCTGACTAAGCCTACCGTGGGAAGTACGGGCAGAAATCGACATGCGTTATGTTAACATGGACTGGAATAATTTTTATCTTTGATGGTTTTTTAAATGTTATTATGCAAAACACACTATTGAAATGGTGGATGTAATTAGATGGTGTTAAGAATTAATTTAGAAATAAGAAAGCTAAACAGATTACAATTACTTTACTAGTGGTAAAATTACAAATAAGTTTCCAATAAAAGATTATCCAAGTCTTAAATTTGGTAAATGTAAATAATGGTGTTACGGTATCATACAAGAAAAAAAGTGTATACTTTACTGGTTCCAATTCGCTAAATGCGTGATTGAGCATTTTACATCATTGATATGGATAGATTAATGCAAATaagaaagagagaggaagaattaaaataaataaccaCGACATGAACTATGATAGCAATATAACATAATTGCATTTATGGTATTGCAATTTTTTGggttatttgattttgcttttgAGTCCCACAAAGCCAGGCACGTTGTGCATATAAGAAGGAAGGGAAGTTTAGCGTGCGCATGATAAAACtagaatttgaaaattgaaatttaaaatgtaaaatttaaattcattaaattgttgaaatgttcagtactaaatttgatatatttaaATGTATATTGCATTAAGTGATAGTGCAttgtttatcatttattttttagagcaaattttatttaaaaaattcaatatcatttaatgaatttatacact is drawn from Coffea arabica cultivar ET-39 chromosome 1c, Coffea Arabica ET-39 HiFi, whole genome shotgun sequence and contains these coding sequences:
- the LOC113743082 gene encoding cytochrome P450 714C2-like, with the protein product MGMIKLIRESAMTLIDVWNNMIEAKGGAADIKIDQHMRSFSGDVISKACFGSDYSKGGEIFVKLRALLECASKKGFSFGIPFMKCLPTKSNREAWAPEKDLRTLILKVVKERNEVVTRRTCCKRFSGRSSEQCPDATDSFIVDNCKNIYLAGFETTALAATCCLMLLAANPEWQERVRGEVLGVCDGQAPDNDTIRKMKLLSVAINESLRLYPPVAIMSIEVFEEMKFGGVHVPKGVNIWALVLTLHTDPEVWGADSYQFNPDRFANGACKLPHLYMPFGVGPRVCLGQHLASAELKILLSLILSNFSFTLSPTYIHSPTLNLVIEPEHGVDLNVKKV